One stretch of Streptomyces zhihengii DNA includes these proteins:
- a CDS encoding DUF742 domain-containing protein, whose protein sequence is MSRRRPGRDDTPDRLYTLTGGRSRAGTDAFDLVTLVVAESDPVPGMQSEHAAILRMCRYPTAVVEVAAALSLPVSITRILLTDLQDTGRISARHPRPTYRLPDHDILEQVLVGLRNL, encoded by the coding sequence ATGAGCCGCCGCAGACCGGGCCGGGACGACACCCCGGACCGGCTCTACACCCTGACCGGCGGGCGCAGCCGGGCCGGGACCGACGCCTTCGACCTGGTGACGCTCGTCGTCGCCGAGAGCGACCCGGTCCCCGGCATGCAGTCCGAGCACGCCGCGATCCTGCGCATGTGCCGCTACCCCACCGCCGTGGTGGAGGTGGCGGCCGCGCTCTCGCTGCCGGTGTCGATCACCCGCATCCTGCTGACCGATCTGCAGGACACCGGCCGGATCAGCGCCCGCCACCCCCGCCCCACGTACCGCCTTCCCGATCACGACATCCTGGAGCAGGTGCTCGTTGGACTCCGTAACCTCTGA
- a CDS encoding GTP-binding protein, with product MDSVTSEQRQTLHSTADNGLKIVVVGGFGVGKTTLVRSVSEIRPLNTEETMTQAGEGVDDTDGVAAKTATTVAFDFGRISLDERNVLYLFGAPGQERFWFLWDRLFSGTLGAVVLVDTRRLADSWYAIDRLEHHGTPFVVACNDFGGTAHTPAQIRDALDLADEVPLVLCDARSRESSKQVLISLVEHLRTVTAAEPKPIPEPAP from the coding sequence TTGGACTCCGTAACCTCTGAACAGCGCCAGACCCTGCACAGCACCGCCGACAACGGCCTGAAGATCGTGGTCGTCGGCGGCTTCGGTGTCGGCAAGACCACTCTGGTGCGCTCGGTCAGCGAGATCCGTCCGCTGAACACCGAGGAGACCATGACGCAGGCCGGCGAGGGCGTCGACGACACCGACGGGGTCGCCGCGAAGACGGCCACCACCGTCGCCTTCGACTTCGGCCGGATCTCGCTCGACGAGCGCAACGTCCTCTACCTGTTCGGCGCGCCGGGCCAGGAGCGGTTCTGGTTCCTGTGGGACCGGCTGTTCTCCGGCACGCTCGGGGCGGTCGTACTCGTCGACACCCGCCGGCTCGCCGACTCGTGGTACGCCATCGACCGGCTGGAGCACCACGGCACGCCGTTCGTCGTCGCCTGCAACGACTTCGGCGGCACCGCCCACACCCCCGCCCAGATCCGCGACGCCCTCGACCTCGCCGACGAGGTCCCGCTGGTGCTCTGCGACGCCCGGTCGCGCGAGTCCAGCAAGCAGGTCCTGATCTCGCTCGTCGAGCATCTGCGGACCGTCACCGCCGCGGAACCGAAGCCGATCCCGGAGCCCGCCCCGTGA